One genomic window of Armatimonadota bacterium includes the following:
- a CDS encoding DUF4838 domain-containing protein, with translation MQFGYAFALAALLAFMVIQGHADGVKLAENGRSEYTIVLSMNASPSEKHAARELSNFLHQITGAQFPIVTESEWSPKRMIVLGDGNTAKSLGVFINIKDLGDEGFAIKTAGPHLVIVGGRLRGTMYGVYAFLEEVLGCRWYTPSVSYIPKKPTVILGPLDIVQKPDFEYREPYYTGAFDADWAARNRVNGNGTKLDKTKGGKVEYHYFVHTFAALVPLEKYWQDHPEYYSMIDGKRTNDHTQLCMSNPDVVKIATETVFRWIEERPSAKIYSVSQNDWYNNCQCEKCKAIDEEEGAPSGLLLRFVNAIAEEVERKYPDKLIDTLAYQWTEKPPKITKPRRNVRVRICPISNCQHHPYEKCEKNADFMENLRNWNKIADVLYIWHYNTVFPHYLMPLPDLEELAADLPMYKRHGVKGIFCQGTYNAGWGPYGGAGFMDDLKAYLIAKLLWNTKADAKAVIADFLNGFFGKAGKPIGKFLDLIHDKVRKENIHGDIWQDPNKPWLTSEILAESERLFDEAEKAADNEDVLRRVKHARLSLEYVKIYRECKQIGEKGTPEQKAEALKRLEDFIARCKADGITQLCEWTGIDNTFNSLAEPLRK, from the coding sequence ATGCAATTTGGGTATGCTTTTGCTTTGGCGGCTCTGCTTGCATTTATGGTAATTCAGGGGCACGCGGATGGCGTTAAACTAGCTGAGAATGGCCGAAGCGAATACACAATCGTTTTATCAATGAATGCTTCGCCTTCGGAAAAACATGCGGCAAGAGAGTTATCAAACTTTTTGCATCAGATCACCGGAGCCCAATTTCCTATAGTAACAGAAAGTGAATGGAGCCCAAAGCGAATGATAGTCTTGGGCGATGGGAATACTGCTAAATCTTTGGGCGTTTTCATCAATATTAAAGACCTCGGAGATGAGGGTTTTGCAATTAAGACTGCAGGGCCCCATTTGGTGATTGTCGGTGGTCGGCTTAGAGGAACAATGTATGGTGTTTATGCGTTCCTGGAGGAGGTTCTTGGGTGCAGATGGTATACACCCAGCGTGAGCTATATACCCAAAAAGCCAACTGTAATTCTTGGGCCGCTTGATATAGTCCAGAAACCAGATTTCGAATATCGTGAACCCTATTACACAGGGGCTTTCGATGCAGATTGGGCCGCTCGTAACCGAGTTAACGGGAATGGGACGAAGCTAGACAAGACAAAGGGCGGAAAGGTAGAATATCATTACTTTGTTCATACCTTTGCTGCTCTTGTTCCCCTTGAAAAATATTGGCAAGATCATCCTGAATATTACTCAATGATTGATGGCAAGCGAACCAACGATCATACTCAACTTTGTATGAGTAACCCTGACGTTGTGAAAATAGCTACAGAGACTGTGTTTAGGTGGATCGAAGAGCGGCCAAGTGCGAAAATATATTCTGTTTCTCAAAATGATTGGTACAACAATTGTCAGTGTGAGAAATGTAAGGCTATTGATGAAGAAGAAGGTGCTCCATCTGGTTTGCTGCTTCGTTTTGTAAATGCTATCGCAGAAGAGGTAGAGAGGAAGTATCCAGACAAATTAATAGACACACTTGCATATCAATGGACGGAGAAACCTCCGAAGATTACCAAACCTCGCAGAAATGTTCGAGTGCGTATTTGCCCCATTTCAAACTGTCAGCATCATCCATATGAAAAATGCGAGAAAAATGCAGATTTTATGGAGAATTTGAGAAATTGGAATAAGATTGCCGATGTTCTTTACATTTGGCACTATAATACAGTGTTTCCGCATTACCTTATGCCTTTGCCTGACCTTGAGGAGCTTGCGGCGGACCTGCCAATGTATAAGAGGCATGGCGTAAAGGGCATCTTCTGCCAGGGGACTTATAATGCGGGTTGGGGTCCATATGGCGGTGCTGGATTTATGGATGATTTGAAGGCATATCTTATCGCTAAGCTTCTTTGGAATACGAAAGCAGATGCTAAGGCAGTAATAGCTGATTTTCTTAATGGGTTCTTTGGGAAAGCTGGGAAGCCCATTGGCAAGTTTTTAGATTTAATCCATGACAAAGTGAGAAAAGAAAACATTCATGGTGATATTTGGCAAGATCCAAATAAACCTTGGCTAACATCAGAGATTCTGGCGGAGAGTGAAAGGCTCTTTGACGAAGCAGAGAAAGCGGCTGACAATGAGGATGTTCTGAGACGAGTGAAGCATGCCAGGCTTTCTTTAGAGTATGTGAAAATATACCGTGAATGTAAACAAATAGGAGAAAAGGGAACGCCTGAGCAGAAGGCAGAAGCGTTAAAGCGTCTTGAGGACTTCATCGCTCGATGTAAAGCTGATGGAATAACCCAACTTTGCGAATGGACGGGAATTGATAACACATTTAACTCGCTTGCCGAACCATTAAGGAAGTAG